One Capra hircus breed San Clemente chromosome 27, ASM170441v1, whole genome shotgun sequence DNA window includes the following coding sequences:
- the NR1D2 gene encoding nuclear receptor subfamily 1 group D member 2, which yields MEVNAGGVIAYISSSSSASSPASCHSEGSESSFQSASSSVPSSPNSTHSDSNGNPKNGDLSSIEGILKNDRIDCSMKTSKSSAPGVTKSHSGVTKFSGMVLLCKVCGDVASGFHYGVHACEGCKGFFRRSIQQNIQYKKCLKNENCSIMRMNRNRCQQCRFKKCLSVGMSRDAVRFGRIPKREKQRMLIEMQSAMRTMMDSQLSGRLHSDPLADRHEQIALPAQEQPRPKPQLEPDHSKSSSPSSSDFAKEEVIGMVTRAHKDTFMYNQEPRESSAETAVPPRERLAKNLEQYSVNHEPCVGGPHGRFPCAESAQHLGGHYKGRSGVHYPGGHGVCVAGGHCVSFSGAYTQRVCDRVSIDGFSQNENKNGFLCNTGARMHLVCPMSKSPYVDPHKSGHEIWEEFSMSFTPAVKEVVEFAKRIPGFRDLSQHDQVNLLKAGTFEVLMVRFASLFDAKERTVTFLSGKKYSVDDLHSMGAGDLLNSMFEFSEKLNALQLSDEEMSLFTAVVLVSADRSGIENVNSVEALQETLIRALRTLIMKNHPNEASIFTKLLLKLPDLRSLNNMHSEELLAFKVHP from the exons ATGGAGGTGAATGCGG GAGGAGTGATTGCCTACATCAGCTCGTCCAGCTCAGCGTCCAGCCCAGCCTCTTGCCACAGCGAGGGCTCTGAGAGTAGCTTCCAGTCCGCGTCCTCTTCTGTCCCGTCTTCTCCAAACAGCACTCATTCTGATAGCAATGGGAACCCCAAAAACGGCGATCTGTCCAGCATTGAAGGCATCCTGAAGAATGATCGAATAGATTGTTCTATGAAAACCAGCAAATCGAGCGCccctggggtgacaaagagtcacaGTGGAGTGACAA AATTCAGTGGCATGGTTCTGCTGTGTAAAGTCTGTGGGGACGTGGCCTCAGGATTCCACTACGGCGTTCATGCTTGTGAAGGCTGTAAG GGTTTTTTCCGGAGAAGCATTCAGCAAAACATTCAGTACAAGAAGTGCCTGAAGAATGAAAACTGCTCTATAATGAGGATGAATAGGAACAGATGCCAGCAGTGTCGCTTCAAAAAGTGTCTGTCTGTTGGAATGTCGAGAGATG CCGTGCGGTTTGGGCGCATTCCTAAGCGTGAGAAACAGCGGATGCTGATCGAGATGCAGAGTGCCATGAGGACCATGATGGACAGCCAGCTCAGCGGCCGATTGCACAGCGACCCTTTAGCAGACCGTCATGAGCAGATCGCCTTGCCAGCCCAGGAACAACCGCGACCCAAGCCCCAGCTGGAGCCAGACCACAGCAAAagctcttctccctcctcctccgaTTTCGCGAAGGAGGAAGTGATCGGCATGGTAACCAGAGCGCACAAGGACACCTTCATGTATAATCAGGAGCCGCGCGAAAGCTCAGCGGAGACCGCGGTGCCGCCGCGAGAGCGGCTCGCTAAGAACCTGGAGCAGTACAGCGTGAACCACGAGCCCTGTGTGGGCGGGCCGCACGGCCGCTTCCCCTGTGCCGAGAGCGCGCAGCATCTCGGCGGACACTACAAGGGCCGGAGCGGCGTGCACTACCCTGGCGGGCACGGCGTCTGTGTCGCCGGCGGACACTGCGTGAGCTTCTCCGGTGCCTATACTCAACGAGTGTGTGATAGAGTTTCCATAGATGGGTTTTCTCAGAATGAGAACAAGAACGGTTTCCTGTGCAACACTGGAGCGAGAATGCACCTG GTTTGTCCGATGAGTAAGTCTCCGTACGTAGATCCTCATAAATCAGGGCATGAAATCTGGGAAGAATTTTCCATGAGCTTCACCCCAGCAGTAAAGGAGGTGGTGGAGTTTGCAAAGCGCATCCCTGGGTTCAGAGACCTCTCGCAGCACGACCAGGTCAACCTTTTAAAGGCTGGGACTTTTGAG gttTTAATGGTACGGTTTGCATCACTGTTTGATGCAAAGGAACGCACTGTCACCTTTTTAAGTGGAAAGAAGTATAGTGTGGATGACTTGCACTCAATGGGAGCAGGGGATCTGCTAAACTCTATGTTTGAGTTTAGTGAGAAGCTAAATGCCCTCCAACTTAGTGATGAAGAGATGAGTCTGTTTACAGCAGTTGTCCTGGTCTCTGCAG ATCGATCGGGGATAGAAAACGTCAACTCCGTGGAGGCTTTGCAGGAAACGCTCATCCGCGCGCTAAGGACCTTAATAATGAAAAACCACCCAAACGAGGCCTCTATTTTTACAAAACTTCTCCTAAAGTTGCCAGATCTTCGCTCTTTAAACAACATGCACTCTGAGGAGCTCCTGGCCTTTAAAGTTCACCCCTAA